In Fusobacterium nucleatum, the genomic stretch CACCTATATCAGCATATTCATTTTCTAGAACAACAAATTCTAAATTTATATTTTTAGCCATTTCTTTTATAAAAGTAGTTTTTCCTGCACCTAAAAAGCCACTAACTAATAAAATTTTCATAATTATATCCCTTCATTTCTAAACTTTATGTTTCTTCTTATATTCTTTAAATTTTCTATACTTTTTTAAAACCTTTGTATATTTTATAGTTCTATCAAGAATTTGTGAGAAAGTAGAAACTAAAAATATTCCTACACTCAAAGCTACTGTTAGAAAAATAGTTTCCCTTCCTTTCTCAAAAGCTTCAGGAAATTTATTCTCAACAAAAAAAGACATGGTATAGTAAATTCCTCCACCAGGAACCAGTGGAATTAACGCTGGAATTAATGTACTTGTAACAGTCGTTTTTTCAATTCTGCCAATTATTTCTGAAAAAATAGTTATTACAACAGCTGAAATTACAAAAGAAGCAGTTTTTGAATAAGCTAATTCCTTAAAAAAAAGTAAATGAGTGTACCAAGCTAAACCACCAGCAAAACTACTGTAAATTAATTTTTTACCTGTAAGATTAAATATTACTCCAAAGAAGAAAGTTGCAAAAAATGCTGTTAAAACCTCTAAATAATTCATTTTATTCTCCTAATTTATGATTAAAAATAAGATGTTGCAAATAATGCAAAACCTGCACCTATTGCTAGAGCTGAACCAACTAAGGCAGCTTCTACTGTTCTTGAAGTTCCTGCAATTAAATCTCCATTTATCAAATCTCTTATTGCATTTGTAAGAGCAAGACCTGGAACTAAAAGCATAAGTGTCCCAATAGCTGAATATGATGGAGTAGAAACTATTCCAACTTTAGTAGCAAGAATTGACAGTATTGTTATTAAGAATCCACCTAATGTATTAATAAAAAAGTTATTTAATTTCAGTTTATTAGCAAATTTAGTCATATAAAATATAATAATTCCACCAAATCCAGCAACTAAAAAATCTTTAAATTTTCCACCAAATAAAATAGCAAAAAAAGCAGCTGAAAAAAAATAAGAAACTAATAAAGTATTTTTTCTATAAACAGTTTGTATTTGAATTTTTTTAATTTCATTTTCTAAGTCTTCTAATTCATATTTATGTATATTAAGAAGAATTTTATGTATTTTATTAATTTTATCTAGGTTATTGGAAACAGTGTAAATTCTATTAACTTCTGTTATAGTTTCTCCATCTCTTTTTTTGGCAGAAGTAAGAACACAAGTCATAGTAACAAATGTTTCAGCTTTTAAATCAAATCTTTTACATATAATAGATATTGCTTTTTCAACTCTATAGGTTTCAGCACCACTTGTCAATAGGATTTTACCAATAGTATTAGCTGTTGAAAGTACTTTCATAACAAAATTATCATATTGCATAGTTTCCCTCATTATTCAAACATTTTTAAAACCTCATCAGTGTACTCTCCATTTTCCTTGTTAATAATTAAAGGTGGAAGAATAGTTAAACCAGATTTACCATTTTTAATAGCTTCTATTAAAAGTATTTTAGCATTTTTATATTTAGTTGTATAACAAATTTTTATTTTTTTAGCTTCAAACTTATATTTTTGTAAAATATTTAGTATTTCACTTAGTCTATCTACTCTATGAACAAGATAAAAATATCCTCTGTCTTTTACTAGTTCAGAAGCAATTTTTATAAGTTCATCTAAATCAATTTCTAGTTCATGTCTAGCAATACTTAATTGCTTTAAATTGTTTAAAAAATTCACATTTTCATTAATCTTAAAAAATGGTGGATTAGAAATTATAATATCAAAAAACCCCTTATTAAAGTATTTTAAATAGTTTTTCATATTATCATATATTATATATATCTGATCGTTTAAATTATTGATGTTAATATTTTTTAAAGCAAGATTATATGAAATTTCCTGTATCTCAATTCCATAAATTCTAGCAGATGTTTTTTTTGAAAGAAAAAGTGGAATTGCTGCATTCCCAGTTCCTAAATCTAAAATTTTTTTAGTATTTTTTTGAATGTTTACAAATTCTGAAATTAGTAAGGAATCTATGGAAAAATTAAAATAATCACTACGTTGAATTATTTTTAAATTCTTATTTAATAGTGGTATAATACTTTCAAGATTTGTATTCATAGTTTTTGAATCACTCCTTTAATTTTAATATTATATCATAAGTAATAAAAATAAGACAGAATATTAATTTAGTCCAGTAAAAGTACAAAATATATCATAACTAGAAACATAAAGATAAAAATATATAAAAGGCTTGACATAACTATCAATTAACGATAAAATTAGAATAAAGTTTTTATAAAATCCATAATGAGGAGGAAAATAATGGAATTTAATGTACCTAAAACACATGAACTTTTCAGACAAATGATAAGAGAATTTGTTGAAAATGAAGTAAAACCTATCGCAGCAGAGGTAGATGAAGAAGAAAGATTTCCAATAGAAACTGTTGAAAAAATGGCAAAAATTGGAATAATGGGTATCCCTATACCAAAAGAATATGGTGGAGCTGGAGGGGATAACTTAATGTATGCAATGGCTGTTGAAGAACTATCAAAGGCTTGTGCTACAACAGGAGTTATTGTATCAGCACATACATCTTTAGGAACTTGGCCAATTTTAAAATTTGGTAATGAAAAACAAAAACAAAAATATTTACCAAAATTAGCTAGTGGAGAATGGATAGGAGCTTTTGGACTTACAGAACCAAATGCAGGAACAGATGCTGCTGGACAACAAACAATGGCAGTTCAAGATCCAGAAACTGGTGAATGGATTTTAAATGGAGCAAAAATATTTATAACAAATGCAGGATATGCACATGTTTATGTAGTATTTGCAATGACAGATAAATCAAAGGGATTAAAAGGAATTTCGGCATTTATAGTTGAAGCAAATACACCAGGTTTCTCAATAGGTAAAAAAGAAATGAAACTAGGAATTAGAGGCTCAGCTACTTGTGAATTGATATTTGAAAATTGTAGAATACCAAAAGAAAATTTACTTGGAGATAAAGGAAAAGGATTCAAAATTGCTATGATGACTCTTGATGGAGGAAGAATAGGAATTGCTTCACAAGCGTTAGGAATAGCTGCTGGAGCATTAGATGAAGCTATCAATTATGCAAAAGAAAGAAAACAATTTGGAAGAAGCTTAGCTCAATTCCAAAATACTCAATTCCAAATTGCTAACTTAGATGTTAAAGTTGAAGCTGCAAGACTTTTAGTTTATAAAGCAGCATGGAGAGAATCTAATAACCTTCCTTATTCTTTAGATGCAGCTAGAGCTAAGCTATTTGCTGCTGAAACAGCTATGGAAGTAACAACTAAGGCTGTTCAAATATTTGGTGGATATGGATATACAAGAGAATATCCAGTTGAAAGAATGATGAGAGATGCTAAGATTACTGAAATCTATGAAGGAACTTCTGAAGTTCAAAGAATGGTAATAGCAGCTAATGTTATAAAATAATTACATGTGGAGGAATAAAGATGAGAATAGTAGTTTGTATAAAACAAGTTCCAGATACAACTGAAGTTAAAATAGATCCAGTAAAAGGAACAATTATCAGAGATGGAGTTCCTAGTATAATGAACCCAGATGATAAAGGTGGATTGGAAGAAGCTCTAAAATTAAAAGATTTATATGGAGCAGAAGTTATTGTTATAACAATGGGACCACCACAAGCAGAAGCTATATTAAGAGAAGCTTATGCAATGGGAGCTGATAGAGCTATCCTTATAACAGATAGAAAATTTGGAGGGGCTGATACATTAGCTACTTCTAATACTATTGCTGCTGCAATTAGAAAAATATCTGATATAGATTTAATAGTTGCAGGAAGACAAGCAATAGATGGTGATACTGCACAAGTAGGACCTCAAATTGCAGAACATTTAGGATTCCCACAAGTATCTTATGTAAAAGAAATGGAATATAAAGAAGATACAAAATCATTTGTTATTAAAAGAGCAACAGAAGATGGATACTTCTTATTAGAACTTCCTACACCAGGATTAGTAACTGTACTTTCAGAAGCTAATCAACCTAGATATATGAATGTTGGAGCTATTGTTGATGTATTTGAAAGACCAATTGAAACTTGGACATTTAATGATATTGAAATAGACCCTGCAAAAATAGGTTTAGCTGGATCACCAACAAAAGTTAATAAATCATTTACAAAAGGTGTAAAAGAACCTGGCGTATTACATGAAGTTGATGCAAAAGAAGCAGCTAACATTATATTAGAAAAATTAAAAGAAAAATTTATAATCTAATCTTAATGATAAAGGAGAAAATAATATGAATTTAAATGATTATAAAGGAATCCTAGTATTTGCTGAACAAAGAGATGGTATATTGCAAAATGTAGGGTTAGAATTATTAGGAAAAGCAACAGAGTTAGCATATGAAATAAATAAACAAATAGCATTAAAAGATGCAGGAGATGAATTAGCTGACTTTGCTGGAAAAAAAGAAGCAGCAATAAAAAGTGTAGATGTAGCTGCTGCAACTCTTGAAGAAGATGATCAGGAATTAAAAGATAAAGTTGCTGATGTTAAGAAAAATAATCCAGATGCAGCAAAAGTAACTGCTTTATTGATAGGACATAATATTAAAAGTCTTGCTCAAGATTTAATAAAAGCAGGGGCAGATAAAGTTTTAGTAGTGGATAAACCTGAATTAGAAATATATGATACAGAAGCATATACACAAGTTTTATCTGCTGCAATAAATGAACAAAAGCCTGAAATTGTTCTATTTGGAGCAACTACATTAGGAAGAGATTTAGCACCAAGAGTGTCTTCAAGAATAGCAACAGGATTAACAGCTGACTGTACAAAACTTGAATTATTAAAAGATAAAGAAAGACAATTAGGTATGACAAGACCAGCATTTGGTGGAAACTTGATGGCAACAATAGTTTCTCCTGATCACAGACCTCAAATGGCAACTGTTAGACCAGGGGTTATGAAAAAATTACCTAAATCTGATAATAGAACAGGAGAAATAGTAGAATTTCCAATGACTTTAGATACTTCTAAAA encodes the following:
- a CDS encoding electron transfer flavoprotein subunit alpha/FixB family protein, with amino-acid sequence MNLNDYKGILVFAEQRDGILQNVGLELLGKATELAYEINKQIALKDAGDELADFAGKKEAAIKSVDVAAATLEEDDQELKDKVADVKKNNPDAAKVTALLIGHNIKSLAQDLIKAGADKVLVVDKPELEIYDTEAYTQVLSAAINEQKPEIVLFGATTLGRDLAPRVSSRIATGLTADCTKLELLKDKERQLGMTRPAFGGNLMATIVSPDHRPQMATVRPGVMKKLPKSDNRTGEIVEFPMTLDTSKMKVKLLKVVKEGGNKVDISEAKILVSGGRGVGAKQNFELLEDLAAEIGGIVSSSRAQVDAGNMPHDRQVGQTGKTVRPEVYFACGISGAIQHVAGMEESEFIIAINKDRFAPIFSVADLGIVGDLHKILPILTEEIKKYKATK
- a CDS encoding electron transfer flavoprotein subunit beta/FixA family protein, with protein sequence MRIVVCIKQVPDTTEVKIDPVKGTIIRDGVPSIMNPDDKGGLEEALKLKDLYGAEVIVITMGPPQAEAILREAYAMGADRAILITDRKFGGADTLATSNTIAAAIRKISDIDLIVAGRQAIDGDTAQVGPQIAEHLGFPQVSYVKEMEYKEDTKSFVIKRATEDGYFLLELPTPGLVTVLSEANQPRYMNVGAIVDVFERPIETWTFNDIEIDPAKIGLAGSPTKVNKSFTKGVKEPGVLHEVDAKEAANIILEKLKEKFII
- a CDS encoding tRNA1(Val) (adenine(37)-N6)-methyltransferase — its product is MNTNLESIIPLLNKNLKIIQRSDYFNFSIDSLLISEFVNIQKNTKKILDLGTGNAAIPLFLSKKTSARIYGIEIQEISYNLALKNININNLNDQIYIIYDNMKNYLKYFNKGFFDIIISNPPFFKINENVNFLNNLKQLSIARHELEIDLDELIKIASELVKDRGYFYLVHRVDRLSEILNILQKYKFEAKKIKICYTTKYKNAKILLIEAIKNGKSGLTILPPLIINKENGEYTDEVLKMFE
- a CDS encoding acyl-CoA dehydrogenase, giving the protein MEFNVPKTHELFRQMIREFVENEVKPIAAEVDEEERFPIETVEKMAKIGIMGIPIPKEYGGAGGDNLMYAMAVEELSKACATTGVIVSAHTSLGTWPILKFGNEKQKQKYLPKLASGEWIGAFGLTEPNAGTDAAGQQTMAVQDPETGEWILNGAKIFITNAGYAHVYVVFAMTDKSKGLKGISAFIVEANTPGFSIGKKEMKLGIRGSATCELIFENCRIPKENLLGDKGKGFKIAMMTLDGGRIGIASQALGIAAGALDEAINYAKERKQFGRSLAQFQNTQFQIANLDVKVEAARLLVYKAAWRESNNLPYSLDAARAKLFAAETAMEVTTKAVQIFGGYGYTREYPVERMMRDAKITEIYEGTSEVQRMVIAANVIK
- a CDS encoding threonine/serine exporter family protein; protein product: MNYLEVLTAFFATFFFGVIFNLTGKKLIYSSFAGGLAWYTHLLFFKELAYSKTASFVISAVVITIFSEIIGRIEKTTVTSTLIPALIPLVPGGGIYYTMSFFVENKFPEAFEKGRETIFLTVALSVGIFLVSTFSQILDRTIKYTKVLKKYRKFKEYKKKHKV
- a CDS encoding threonine/serine exporter family protein — its product is MQYDNFVMKVLSTANTIGKILLTSGAETYRVEKAISIICKRFDLKAETFVTMTCVLTSAKKRDGETITEVNRIYTVSNNLDKINKIHKILLNIHKYELEDLENEIKKIQIQTVYRKNTLLVSYFFSAAFFAILFGGKFKDFLVAGFGGIIIFYMTKFANKLKLNNFFINTLGGFLITILSILATKVGIVSTPSYSAIGTLMLLVPGLALTNAIRDLINGDLIAGTSRTVEAALVGSALAIGAGFALFATSYF